CGAGGCGTTCCGGAATGAAGGTCTGCGCACGGGGTTCTACCACTCCGTCATCGACTGGCATCACCCGGAATACGTCGTTGACGGGCTCCATCCGCAGCGGGACAACGTCGCCTACCGCGAGGCGAACCAGAACCGCGACATCGCCAAGTACCGCGCCTACCTGCACGCCCAGACGCGCGAGCTGCTGACCCAGTTCGGGAAGGTCAGCGTCATGTGGTTCGACTTCTCCTATTCCGGCTCCGATTGGGGATGGTCGAAGGGCAAGGGCAAAGAGGACTGGGACTCCGAGCGCCTGATGGCGATGGTGCGCGAGCTCCAGCCCGGAATCATCGTCAACGACCGCCTCGAAATCGGCGGCGACCTCAAGACGCCGGAGCAGTACCAGCCCCGCGCGGGCTTGACCGTCGGCGGCAAGCCCGTCGTGTGGGAAGCCTGCCAGACGCTCAACGGAAGCTGGGGCTACGACCGTGACAACCTCGACTGGAAGTCGGTCGATATGCTCGTCCAGATGCTGGTGGACTCCGTGTCGAAGGGCGGGAACCTGCTGCTGAACGTCGGACCCACCGCGCGCGGGGAGTTCGATCCGTTCGCCATCGACCGCCTGCGCGGGATCGGCGCGTGGATGCGCGTCAACAGCCGGTCGATCTACGGCTGCGGGCCCAGTGAACACACGCCGCCGCCCGACT
The Candidatus Poribacteria bacterium DNA segment above includes these coding regions:
- a CDS encoding alpha-L-fucosidase; protein product: MTAEHTGGDTSWFTHDRFGLFIHWGIYSLAARHEWVKHRERITDEDYQKYFDHFYPDLYDPRVWAQEARNAGMKYFVVTSKHHDGFCLWDTQQGDYKVTKTPWNKCLLTPMVEAFRNEGLRTGFYHSVIDWHHPEYVVDGLHPQRDNVAYREANQNRDIAKYRAYLHAQTRELLTQFGKVSVMWFDFSYSGSDWGWSKGKGKEDWDSERLMAMVRELQPGIIVNDRLEIGGDLKTPEQYQPRAGLTVGGKPVVWEACQTLNGSWGYDRDNLDWKSVDMLVQMLVDSVSKGGNLLLNVGPTARGEFDPFAIDRLRGIGAWMRVNSRSIYGCGPSEHTPPPD